A section of the Callospermophilus lateralis isolate mCalLat2 chromosome 16, mCalLat2.hap1, whole genome shotgun sequence genome encodes:
- the LOC143382111 gene encoding eIF5-mimic protein 2 isoform X1, with protein sequence MNNQKQQKPTLSGQRFKTRKRDEKERFDPTQFQDCIIQGLTETGTDLEAVAKFLDASGAKLDYRRYAETLFDILVAGGMLAPGGTLADDMMRTHVCVFAAQEDLETMQAFAQVFNKLIRRYKYLEKGFEDEVKKLLLFLKGFSESERNKLAMLTGVLLANGTLNASILNSLYNENLVKEGVSAAFAVKLFKSWINEKDINAVAASLRKVSMDNRLMELFPANKQSVEHFTKYFTEAGLKELSEYVRNQQTIGARKELQKELQEQMSRGDPFKDIILYVKEEMKRNNIPEPVVIGIVWSSVMSTVEWNKKEELVAEQAIKHLKQYSPLLAAFTTQGQSELTLLLKIQEYCYDNIHFMKAFQKIVVLFYKAEVLSEEPILKWYKDAHVAKGKSVFLEQMKKFVEWLKNAEEESESEAEEGD encoded by the coding sequence ATGAATAATCAAAAGCAGCAAAAGCCAACGCTATCAGGCCAGCGTTTTAAAACCAGAAAAAGAGATGAAAAAGAGAGGTTTGACCCTACTCAGTTTCAAGACTGTATTATTCAAGGCTTAACTGAAACTGGTACTGATTTGGAAGCAGTAGCTAAGTTTCTTGATGCTTCTGGAGCAAAACTTGACTATCGCCGATATGCAGAAACACTCTTTGACATTCTGGTGGCTGGTGGAATGCTGGCCCCAGGTGGTACACTGGCAGATGACATGATGCGTACACATGTCTGCGTGTTTGCAGCACAAGAAGACCTAGAGACCATGCAAGCATTTGCTCAGGTTTTTAACAAGTTAATCAGGCGCTACAAATACCTGGAGAAAGGTTTTGAAGATGAAGTAAAAAAGCTGCTGTTGTTCTTAAAGGGATTTTCAGAGTCGGAGAGGAACAAGCTGGCTATGTTGACTGGTGTTCTTCTGGCTAATGGAACACTTAATGCATCCATTCTTAATAGCCTTTATAATGAGAATTTGGTTAAAGAAGGAGTTTCAGCAGCTTTTGCTGTAAAACTCTTTAAATCatggataaatgaaaaagacatcaATGCAGTAGCTGCAAGTCTTCGGAAAGTCAGCATGGATAACAGACTGATGGAACTTTTTCCTGCCAACAAGCAAAGcgttgaacacttcacaaagtattTTACTGAGGCAGGCTTGAAAGAGCTTTCAGAGTATGTTCGGAATCAACAGACCATAGGAGCTCGAAAGGAGCTCCAGAAAGAACTTCAAGAACAGATGTCCCGTGGCGATCCATTTAAGGATATAATTTTATATGTCAAGGAAGAGATGAAAAGAAACAACATCCCAGAACCAGTTGTCATTGGGATAGTCTGGTCAAGTGTAATGAGCACCGTGGAATGGAACAAAAAAGAGGAGCTTGTAGCAGAGCAAGCCATCAAGCACTTGAAGCAATACAGCCCTCTACTTGCTGCCTTTACTACTCAAGGTCAGTCTGAGCTGACTCTGTTACTGAAGATTCAGGAGTATTGCTATGACAACATTCATTTCATGAAAGCCTTCCAGAAAATAGTGGTGCTTTTTTATAAAGCTGAAGTCCTGAGTGAAGAGCCGATTCTGAAGTGGTATAAAGATGCACATGTTGCAAAGGGGAAAAGTGTCTTCCTTGAACAAATGAAAAAGTTTGTTGAATGGCTCAAAAATGCTGAAGAAGAATCTGAGTCTGAAGCTGAAGAAGGTGACTGA
- the LOC143382111 gene encoding eIF5-mimic protein 2 isoform X2, with the protein MLLEQNLTIADMQKHSLTFWWLVECWPQVFNKLIRRYKYLEKGFEDEVKKLLLFLKGFSESERNKLAMLTGVLLANGTLNASILNSLYNENLVKEGVSAAFAVKLFKSWINEKDINAVAASLRKVSMDNRLMELFPANKQSVEHFTKYFTEAGLKELSEYVRNQQTIGARKELQKELQEQMSRGDPFKDIILYVKEEMKRNNIPEPVVIGIVWSSVMSTVEWNKKEELVAEQAIKHLKQYSPLLAAFTTQGQSELTLLLKIQEYCYDNIHFMKAFQKIVVLFYKAEVLSEEPILKWYKDAHVAKGKSVFLEQMKKFVEWLKNAEEESESEAEEGD; encoded by the exons ATGCTTCTGGAGCAAAACTTGACTATCGCCGATATGCAGAAACACTCTTTGACATTCTGGTGGCTGGTGGAATGCTGGCCCCAG GTTTTTAACAAGTTAATCAGGCGCTACAAATACCTGGAGAAAGGTTTTGAAGATGAAGTAAAAAAGCTGCTGTTGTTCTTAAAGGGATTTTCAGAGTCGGAGAGGAACAAGCTGGCTATGTTGACTGGTGTTCTTCTGGCTAATGGAACACTTAATGCATCCATTCTTAATAGCCTTTATAATGAGAATTTGGTTAAAGAAGGAGTTTCAGCAGCTTTTGCTGTAAAACTCTTTAAATCatggataaatgaaaaagacatcaATGCAGTAGCTGCAAGTCTTCGGAAAGTCAGCATGGATAACAGACTGATGGAACTTTTTCCTGCCAACAAGCAAAGcgttgaacacttcacaaagtattTTACTGAGGCAGGCTTGAAAGAGCTTTCAGAGTATGTTCGGAATCAACAGACCATAGGAGCTCGAAAGGAGCTCCAGAAAGAACTTCAAGAACAGATGTCCCGTGGCGATCCATTTAAGGATATAATTTTATATGTCAAGGAAGAGATGAAAAGAAACAACATCCCAGAACCAGTTGTCATTGGGATAGTCTGGTCAAGTGTAATGAGCACCGTGGAATGGAACAAAAAAGAGGAGCTTGTAGCAGAGCAAGCCATCAAGCACTTGAAGCAATACAGCCCTCTACTTGCTGCCTTTACTACTCAAGGTCAGTCTGAGCTGACTCTGTTACTGAAGATTCAGGAGTATTGCTATGACAACATTCATTTCATGAAAGCCTTCCAGAAAATAGTGGTGCTTTTTTATAAAGCTGAAGTCCTGAGTGAAGAGCCGATTCTGAAGTGGTATAAAGATGCACATGTTGCAAAGGGGAAAAGTGTCTTCCTTGAACAAATGAAAAAGTTTGTTGAATGGCTCAAAAATGCTGAAGAAGAATCTGAGTCTGAAGCTGAAGAAGGTGACTGA